The stretch of DNA ACAGTTGTGTATACGCCATCTTCATCGAATGTATAGCTCTTTCCGTTTTTCTTAATTGTACAGTTTTTGTACATGATTCCTGTTTCCGGATCAAAATAATATCTCTTTCCGTCCAGTTTGAGCCAGCCTCTCTGCATCTTTCCATTGGAGCCAAAATAATAGGTATGGCTTTCATCGTTTCCGCTCCATGTATAGAATACATTTTTGACCATAACGCCGTCACCGCCAAAATAATATACATCATTCCTGCTGTTCATATACCGCACGTGTCTCATCATGTATCCATATTTGGCCTGAAAATAATAATAGTTCTTTCCCACCTTTTTCATGCCCTTTAATGCATGTCCGTTTTTGTCAAAATAATATTTTTTCTCCTTATAGGTAATCCAGGTATTTTTCACAAGGACTCCATTTTTGTCTACATATCTGGAAATGTTCCTGGAATCCCTGATCAGCCTTGAGCGGTACATTCCTGCGGTCTTATGGATATAATATTTCTTATTTTTCACCTGAACCCAGCCGTATTTTTTGACACCATTGACATAATAGAATTTCTTTCCGTTCTCTGTTGCCCAGCCGGTTTTTCCTTTATAGTTGCTGGTATCCGGTCTGGTGGATGCTTTGTATCCGGTCTGTGCATGCCATCTGGGTGTGATGATCTTGGTATAATCAACATAACCGAAGTCAATATCTACAGTAGAATAAGACGGGATTCCCGCAACCAGCCCCTTGGTGGTGTTCAGATATCCTCCGCCGTCACCATCGGTGGACTGCCAGATGGTATATTTGTACTTTTTCTTGTCAGGAGCCAGGATCGTATCACCATATCGTGCAAGCCATACATCATACCCTGTCATCTTACTCCAGTCAAGCTTGTTGTCATACCAGTCTGTATTGCAGTAGATCATTGGATGATATCCGGCTTTTTTTACCTCATTGCAGAAGGTTTTTGCCAGATCCGCGATCTGTGATGCGGAAAGATTACGCATCTGATCATATTCAATGTCATAAACCACCGGATAGGATACTTTATATCCATCCATTTTACGGATGGCAAGTTGTGCTTCCTTCAGTGCCTGCTGTGTGTTCAGTGCAAGGCTGTACACATAGGTTCCTGTCGGAACACCTGCCTTCTCTGCCTGTTTCATGTTGTAATCATATGTGTTATCCAGATGGTTCAGGCCATAGGAAATCCTGACAAAGGCAAAATCTACATTGGACTTTTTGACCTGTGCCCAATTGATGGTATCCTGCCACTCGGAAACATCGATCCCACGTGTAACAGCACCTTCCAGCTTCTGGCCGCTTCCGTTATAGCAGACACCGTTGATCTTCTTCCAGGCCTTTGAACTTACCCTGGAATTCTGTGTTGCCTTCCCGCTGGGGACCTTTTCTTCCTCAGCAACTGCCTCGCTTCGGTCTACGCCTCCGCCGCCCATGGCCATCGCTGTAGTTCCCATTGTTCCGATTCCCAGCAGTGCTGCCATACAGCCTGCCGCCAGCCATTTCTTCCAGTTTTTCATTTTAGTTTCCTTCCATAAAGTATGTTGTTAATTTGTGTATAACTTTTATTATACATATGAAAAAATGGAAAGTAAAGCCATATATGGAAAAAGACCGATGTCAGCTCTTTATGGCTGAACATCGGTCTTCTGTTATTCTATATATTTCTTTCTGGTACTGTTCGGCAAAGATCACGGAACTTCCGGGTCTGTAGGATCAAAGTTTCCAGCTCCACGGAAGGTTGCCAGCGGTCTGCGGCCTAAAGGTCCCTTGAAGGCTTCATTGTTAACGTAATTTCCGCTGCTGTAAATGTGGATCGTAGAACCGTTACAGTTCTCATATACCCACTTCGCATCAGCCACACAGGCACGGATACATCCGTGAGATGCCGGCTGACCAAGTTTCAGGTACTCACCTGCCGGAAGATTGTAAACACTCCTGGTCGAGCCAGCTACAGAATGGATAAAGATTCCTCCCTGTCCGCATCCGTCAACATGTGTTCCGTACTGTCCCCAGGACGGTCCCATCAGTGGCTGCCACCTCAGACTGCGGGTCAGTCTGTATGTACCATCCCATGTAGGTGTTCCGGCGAGACCTACAGAAACACGGATCGTCTTAACCGGAATCGTCTTGCTGCTGTTTGTATATACAGTCATAACACCGTTAGTCTTGTCAACCTCCAGGTAATATGGTCCGCCATAAATACTGGAAACATCATTGCGACGGTAACCGTTCTTATCAAAGTAATATAGTTTTCCATTGATCCATCTGCTTGTGTTGGTCAGATACCTGGAACCGCTGTCCGGATCAATATATTTAACCTGATCATAATAATCGCTGACGATCACCCAACCGGTGGAGAAACGTCCCTGGCTGTCCAGATAACCATTTACGGAACCACGCTTCATGGATTTATTTGTCACAACGGTATAGTTCTGCAGATAGTACCAGTATTTACCGACCTTCTGCCAGCCTGATTTTTTCAGAACGCCGTTGCCGCCTGCATAATACCACTTATTCTGGTAACGGATCAATGTACTCTTGTACATCCAGCCTCTGCGCGCATTAGCATCTGATGTTGCAAAGAAATAATAATTTTTACCGATCTTGGTCTTTCCGGTTGCAAGCTGTCCTGTGCTGTTGAAATAATAGCTCTTTTTGGAGGACTTGTTTGTTACCATCTGGCTCTTATAATGATTTCCATTTTTGTCGAAATAAAACCATCCGAAGAACTGGCCTTTTGCATCGGTCACCTTCTGCCAGCCATATTTTTCAACAATCTTTCCTGCTGTACTTCCGAAATAATAAATCTTGTTGGATGCACCCGGGCAACCATGCCAGCAATTCTTCCAGGAAACTCTCTGGCCATTGTCTCCGAAATAATATCTGCTGCCTTTATACTTCACAAGTT from Blautia sp. SC05B48 encodes:
- a CDS encoding GH25 family lysozyme, yielding MKNWKKWLAAGCMAALLGIGTMGTTAMAMGGGGVDRSEAVAEEEKVPSGKATQNSRVSSKAWKKINGVCYNGSGQKLEGAVTRGIDVSEWQDTINWAQVKKSNVDFAFVRISYGLNHLDNTYDYNMKQAEKAGVPTGTYVYSLALNTQQALKEAQLAIRKMDGYKVSYPVVYDIEYDQMRNLSASQIADLAKTFCNEVKKAGYHPMIYCNTDWYDNKLDWSKMTGYDVWLARYGDTILAPDKKKYKYTIWQSTDGDGGGYLNTTKGLVAGIPSYSTVDIDFGYVDYTKIITPRWHAQTGYKASTRPDTSNYKGKTGWATENGKKFYYVNGVKKYGWVQVKNKKYYIHKTAGMYRSRLIRDSRNISRYVDKNGVLVKNTWITYKEKKYYFDKNGHALKGMKKVGKNYYYFQAKYGYMMRHVRYMNSRNDVYYFGGDGVMVKNVFYTWSGNDESHTYYFGSNGKMQRGWLKLDGKRYYFDPETGIMYKNCTIKKNGKSYTFDEDGVYTTVSAANKKK